The genome window TAGGTGTCAACAATTTTTTGCCGCAGGTCAAGGGAGTAGGGTTTCATCTCTAATCAAGAAAATACTCATGCTCTATGCTTTGAGCGTACCTCACTAGACAGGAAAAGGCTATATCCGACCATTTTTAACAGAATGTTAAACGCCACAATCGTGACAAGTTGGCATATAAATCCCAGAGATTTCAAAAGCTTAACCATATCCGGCTATGATTATATGTTTACCACTACCACGATAAAGGCTTTCATCTACGCAGAGGGCAGGGTTGGGCAAGCCTTGTCCGGGTGAAAAACTAGACGCACACGCAAGAGGCGATCGCTTCCGATAAAATTTGCTTCTAACCGTCCAAAACCAGGAAGATGCAAGCTAGATCGTGTTAAGATCCATGTCAATTCTGAAAACTGTGTTGGAAAGGTAAATTTAAATATGGAAGCAGCACTGCTATTGGCAAAACTGCCTGAAGCTTACTCCTTCTTTGATCCACTGGTAGACGTTCTCCCGATCATCCCCGTGTTCTTCTTGTTGCTTGCTTTCGTTTGGCAAGCTGCTGTAGGGTTCCGTTAAACCCCAAATTCCACTTTGTAAAAATAAAGGATGCAGGGCGCAGCTCTACATCCTTTATTTTTATTTAACCGCGCGTCCCCATTTCCTTGCCAATGCCAAAAGCAGGACGCTCTGAAAGACGCTTGATATAGTCCACAACGGCTGGATATTCGCTCAAGTCCAGCTTTAGCATTATTGGGATGTAAGCCAAAATTGACCCAACCACTACATCGGCGACATTGAACTCGTCTCCCATTAAGAACGGTTGCCGCTCTAAGATGTCATTGAGCGGTTGCATCAACTTGGGCATTTCCCGTTCCCGGCTGGCTTCCACAAAAATTCCTGGCCCTAGTGTGGCATTGCTAAACATCGCCCACTGAGTAATTTTTGCTTTTTGTTCTAGGGAAGATGGCATCTTGCCGTACTTTTCGGCTAAATAAAGCAGAATTGCCCCCGACTCCCAAAGCTGAAAATCCCCATCCACAAGCGCCGGGACTTTGCCCATAGGATTAATCGCGAGATAATCTGGTTGTCGGTGAGCGCCTGCTTGCATATCCAGCATGACAAATTCATAAGGAATGCCAAGTTCTTCCAGATACCACTTGACAATTGACGCGCGACTAAAGGCTCCTCCGTAGAGTTTCAACATGATAATTAAACCTTAAAGAACTTTGTGAGTATGGGAGTGTTGTTTTACGTTGTCTTCCTTGCGAACAACGCGCTGAGCATTCAGTACCCGCTTGCGTTCTATGGAATAGTTAAAGTCAGTGCGGGTTGTTCCCACAGGGATATGAGACTGGGCTTCTGGGTGGGTTTTATAAGTGCGGGCAGATGCGATCGCGCGAAAAGCAAACTCATCACTAAACTGCGCCTCTTGTGGGAAATCAGCGGGCTGGGCGAGTGTATTATCCTCTGTGAGGACAGCGCCCATCGTGGTAGCGATCGCCATCTGGTATGAGGTGGGAATTCCTTTGAGAATCGCTTCTAGGGCGGCTGAGGGGATGGGTTCAATTACTTTTACTTCACGAACTTCGCCATCTTCCTTGTAGAAGCAAGTGGCTAAGCCAAGCAGCAGGTAGTCATCTTCGCACAGATCCGGGGCGTTGGGATAGAAAGTTGCAGTTGTCATAAAGTTGTTTTCCTTAAAGATTCAAAACACCAACACAGCTTGATCATCGCTTGCATTCTACCAGATGGGGTTAGAGGGGAAGAGGATAGGCAAGGGATATATGTGCCACAGAACCAATTCCCAGCCACATTCTCCCCAATTCCGCTATATGCCAATCGCTTAAGCTTCACATGATAAACGGTTTCTCTGGACAGATAAAAAGCGATCGCTTTGTTTGTCTGTAGAGGTTTCAGTAATGCTGTGGATTGGGGCTGTAGGTATTTAAAGGACATCCAAGCCTAACTGGATTGTCTGGGTGTCAATCGACCGCTTGCCAGACGCTTTACTTAAGTGACACAGAAGCAAGGCAGCGACTCAAAGCAAGGCGATAAAGTGATTCCAGATAAGTCCAAGATACCTTTGAAAATGATATGAACGTTCGCGCAATCCACTGTCAAGACCAAGCAAGACACCAACACAGTTATCCGATCTCATCGACTGGCGCGGCTCCAAGACGTTTACTTCGAGTCAAATCTGTATCAGTCGGACACGCGATAGAGTCAGATGGTTCGCTGCGCTCTCAGGCAAAGGAAAAAGCACAACAAGGCGATTACGAGAGCGCGATCGCTATCCTGACAACTTTAATTGAGCGCAACCCCATGAGTGCAGCCCAATACAATAACCGAGGGCTAATTTATTTTCAGAGCGGTCAAAAGGAAAAAGCGATCGCTGATTACAATACCGCTTTGGAACTAGATCCCCACCTAGACAGCGCCTACAACAATCGCGCCAACTACTACGCTTCTGTGGGACAGATGGCAGAAGCGATCGCTGACTATGAGATGACCCTGGATCTCAACCCCGGCAATGTTCGCGCTTGGATTAACCAAGGTATCACCTTTCGGGATTTGGGATTGTACGACTTGGCCCTAGAGAATTTTGACCTAGTAATGGGACTAGGACAGCTGGAAGGTAACATTTATGCAGAACGCGGTCGCACCTACGAACTGAGGGGTGACTGGAACTGCGCGATCGCTGACTACCAGAACGCTTTAGCTTTGCTTTCCCGATCTGGTGCGGCTGGACGCTTGCGCCTGGTTGTCGAAACTTGGATGATACAGTTGCTGAAACCTGCGATCGCCTGAAGAACAATTAAAAATTAAAAAATAAAAATTAAAAAAGGGCAATGCCTAATTTTTAATTTGCCATTTTCAATTCTTCTTCTTCAGTCGTGCTGCTATCCATCAAGACCACTTGACGCTGAGAGGGGTCTACACGATGGCTTTGCTCCTGCATAACGCTTTTGGCTTGCTGCGGGTCAAAATAACGCCTGAAGTTATCACTCAAGCGGTTGACACGTTTTTCTGTGCGTTTAACTTCCTCTTGAATGTCCGAGAGCTTTGCTTGCTGGGACATATGATAAGGCAACAGTTGCGCCAGCGCGGAGATCGCCGCCGATGAAAGCACTATATTTACAGTTAACTTAGCCGTGGTTTCCACGAGCGTCCCCCGGTTGGGATGGCGTCGCTGTTGTCGCTGCGTCCGGGGAACCGCCCGTTGTGGTACCGATTGCAGAGGAGGTCTTGTGGGTTCAATTGCATTCATAAGGGGCTGGGGATTGGGGGCTGGGGATTGGGGGCTGGGGATTAGGTATTGGGTATTGGGTATTGGGTATTGGGTATTGGGTATTGGGAAGAATCTTACCCAGTCCCCAGTCCCTAGTCCCTAATCCCCCTTCCAGTCCCTAGTCCCCAGCCCCTAATCGCTACTTGTACAGTTCCGTTGATAAGCGGATTGCCAGGATGCCGGGAATCAAGGCGGCAACTAAAGCAATAAAGACTTGGGTATCTGATATAGACATTGTTTACAAACTCCTTTTTCAGGTTTATAGTTCAACAATTTCGGCTAAATCATGCCTACTATAACTATCTTGTAACAAGATGCAACACACAAGCCTAAAAATTTTAACCCATATGTTTGCATAGCATCGTTGATTTCGTCTAAACTTTCCCGACAAAGGTTAAGCTTAATTAAGATAGCAATCATTTTGGCACGTTTTAGCCTTGAAATTATTGCTTTTAATTTGATATTTCCAGTTTAAACAGGCGTTAATGCTAGACCACATCCTGAACTCTCCGCTCAATGTAGGAATTGAAGCTCCCCTGGTACTGCTAGTTCTGGTGGCGTTAGAGGCGGTGCTGTCAGCAGACAATGCGATCGCCTTAGCAGCTATTGCACAAGGCTTAGAAGATAGCACTCTCCAACGTCGCGCTCTCAACTTCGGATTAGCAGTTGCCTATATCCTCCGAATCACCTTGATTCTGACAGCAACCTGGGTTGTTCAGTTCTGGCAGTTTGAGCTACTAGGTGCAATGTATCTGCTTTGGCTGGTGTTCCAATACTTTACTTCGGATGACGGGAAAGATCAGGAACATCATGGGCCGCGTTTTACTTCCCTTTGGCAGGCAATTCCGATAATAGCCTTTACTGATCTAGCTTTTTCCCTCGATAGCGTAACGACAGCGATCGCTGTTTCCAAAGATACCGCGCTTGTTATCGCCGGAGGTACGATTGGGGTGATTACGCTTCGGTTCATGGCGGGATTATTCATCCGCTGGCTAGATGAATTTGTGCATCTTGAGGATGCTGGCTACATTACAGTAGCGTTGGTGGGATTGCGACTGCTATTGAGAGCCTTTAACCTGGAGTCTTATGCACCAGACTGGTTAATGATCTCCTGTATTGCGATCATATTTACCTGGGGATTTTCCCAGCGAACTCCCACGGAAACTCAAAAATAAAAAGGAAAAAAATTATGGCTAATGGTAATTAACCATTAGCCATTAGTTATTTACTCGTACAGCCAAGATGTCAAACTTGGTTTCCAGCTAACGAGTTCTTCATCCTTAAACCAGAGGCTTATCTCCCGCTGTGCTGTCTCGATAGCATCAGAACCGTGGATGAGGTTGCGACCAATGCTAACTCCATAATCACCGCGAATCGTACCCAGTTCTGCTGTCAGCGGGTTGGTAGCACCGATAATTTTTCTTGCTGATGCTACAACTCCCTCACCTTCCCATACCGTCGCTACCACTGGACTAGAGGTGATAAACTCGACCAGACCAGCAAAAAAGGGTCTTTCCCGGTGAACGTCATAGTGCTGTTCTGCCAGTTCGCGGCTAACACTCATTAGCTTTAACCCAACCAGAGTGAAACCTTTGCTTTCAAAACGGCGGATGACCTCACCTACAAGGTTGCGCTGTACGCCATCCGGCTTAACCATGACAAATGTCCGTTCCAAGTTTATCTCCTTTGAATTTCACAAACTGATACAAAACTTAGATTAGACTAGAAGGCTTTTAAACGCAAAGGACAACCAAGGATAGCTTTTTCTTGGCGTACCTTGGCGAAAACCTTTTTCATTCCCAGTTAGAGACTGGGAATGAGGATTTTGTTAGCGAAGCGCCGCTTCGCCTCACACAATTGTGAACTTTTTTTAATTTTTACAAGACGCAGAGCTTCTTGTGTATCGTTCCCAGGCTCTAACTTGCAAGGAGATTGCTTTAGGTATGTCGTTCTAGCGCTAGTTGAACTAACTGATCGACCAATTCAGGGAAAGAAATACCACTTGCTGCCCATAGTTGGGGATACATACTGGTCGCTGTGAAGCCTGGGAACGTGTTGATTTCGTTAATTAAAATTTCGCCTGTGGCTTCGACATAGAAAAAGTCTACCCGTGCTAAACCAGCAGCATCAATGGCGGTAAAAGCTTTGAGAGCCAGGTCTTGAATTTGAGTAGCGATCGCATCTGGTAATGGTGCGGGGATCAGCAAATCTGCTTCTCCCTGAGTATACTTAGTTTCGTAGTCGTAAAAATCACTTTGAAAAGTAATTTCTCCCACGACAGAGGCTTTGGGATTGTCGTTGCCTAAAACGGCACATTCTACTTCTCGCGCCACGACACCTGCTTCTACAATCAGGCGACGGTCGTAGCTGGCGGCGTTATCCAAGGCAGTTTCTAACTCAGTGCGCGATCGCACTTTGCTAATTCCCACCGATGAGCCTAAATTTGCCGGCTTGACAAAACACGGATAGCCCAGAGTTCCTTCAATTTCTTCGCAGAGTTTCGGGAAAATACAAGGATTAGACCACACCTGCGACCGATTGACAGCAATATATTTCACCTGGGGTATTCCCGCATGGGCAAAAGCCATTTTCATAGCAATTTTGTCCATCCCGATCGCAGAACCTAAAACCCCACTTCCCACAAAGGGAACCTGCATTAATTTCAGCATTCCCTGAACCGTGCCATCTTCCCCGTTAGGGCCGTGTAGGATGGGGAACCAGACATCTATCTCATCAGCTTGGGAGGGAGATTGCCAACGGTTGAGTTGTTGCGTGTTGGCGGTTGATATTTCGCTACTGGCGATTGGAGATGGGGAATCAGGAGTTGAAGTTTCTAATTGTAGGGGTGTTCCTGATTCTAAAACTTGTTGCGCCAATTCCCCGGCTTGCCACCGTCCATCTTTGCGGATGTAGAAAGGCAGGATTTCGTACTTTCCGGTATTTTGGTCTGCGCTTAGGGCTTGCGCGATCGCTCGTGCTGATGAGAGCGAAACCTCATGTTCTCCGGAACAACCGCCAAACAGCAACCCAACCCGCAATTTTTTCATTTTTTTCTCCTTGGCACTCCTCAGAGCCGATAGCCTATCATAGCTGGACGGCTACAACGACCTCCAGCTGTTTAAAACCTAATTAGCAAGATTCATAGCACCAATCAGGAAGAATACGATCGCTAGTTGCCTTCAAGAACGCACCACCAGTTTCCAAGGATGTTGGATACTTGCAGCTTCTTCTGGCTCCAGAACAGCAATCCGCCATCCTTTACCCCAAGGCCGCGCCAAGACAACTTTATCAGGATTTGCTGCTTTGACCTTTTGCGCCGCAGTCGTCGTTAGTTCGCCGACTGCTATCTGTTCAACTGCGGAAGGTACAGTTGTGACTGGAGCCTTAACTGGTTCTGCTGCGGGGAGTGGTTGCGTGACAGCAGCTTGAAGAGTGGGTTTTGCAGCCGTGATTGGTGTCGTAGAGGTTAGAGTCTGAAGAGTGGTTTTTTTACTCTTTAGCTGAAGCGGTTCCCGTTTAGGAAGCAGGAATTGACGAGTGCTAACACCGAGTAAGTAAGTAAAGCGACAAGCCAACCAACCGGCGCTACCAGCCGCAATTGCCGACCAATACACCAATATCAGGGTGTTGTATAAGGCGTAAGCTAAGCGAGGGGGAAGATAAACCGCTTCTTGTAAGTCCCGTCGCAGGAGTGGGAGGCGGGAGTTTACTTCGAGTTTCCACAATGTAACAAATGTTTTCATCTGATTAACTTTTTTCTTTGACTATATTGCCCTTTAGCTGGAAACCGTAATCCTGGCAAATTAGTCCTAAGTCTTCAAAACAGATGCAAAACTGCTTCATGCTCTGACCCCGGACGTGGGAAATAGGCAAATGTCTTCCTCTGGTCAAGAGTAATATTTTCCGCCAGATGAAGTGTATTTATACATTTATTGTAAGAATGCCCAATGACTAAAGTCGCGGCTATACAAACGAAGCCCGACGCAACGCGAGGCTAATATTTATCTTCCCGTTGCGTGGGCTTGGCTTGTAGAACATTGAGGCTAAGGCGCTGTAGGAGTAAATTTTACTCTCTGGGTGTGATAGGCAAAGGCTAACAGCAAGCGACTGATAGCGCCTCACCTGTCAAACTAAAAGGGCGAACTTGGGTAATTTTCACTGGGACTATTTTACCTTTGAGTTCGTTAATATCACCTGTGAAAAAGGTAAGCCGATTGCCGCGAGTGCGTCCCATTACCTGAGTCGGGTCTTTGGGATTTTGGTCTTCTACCAGCACTTCTTCAATGCGTCCAAAGTAGCGCTGCGATGCTTCAGCCGCTTTTACATTAACCAAGTGATTGAGACGTTGCAAGCGATCGCTCTTGACTTCCTCACTCAGCTGATTTTCCCACAACGCGGCGGGCGTACCCGGACGCGGCGAATAAGCAGCAGTATTTAGAAGGTCAAAGCCAATATCCTCAACTAGCCGCAACGTATTCTCAAACTGTTCCTCTGTTTCCCCAGGAAAACCGACAATCGCATCAGCGGTAATCGCTGCATCCGGCATATATCGCCGAATGGTATCAATAATGCGGCGATATTTCTCCTGGGTGTAACCCCGCGACATTGCCTTGAGAATGTCGTTATCCCCGGACTGGAAGGGAATATGAAAAAGTTCGCATACCTTGGGCAACTCCGCACAAGCGCGAATCAAGCGTTCTGTGAAATAACGCGGATGGCTGGTGGCAAAACGGAGGCGTTCAATCCCCGGAACATCATGTACATAGTAAAGCAAATCTGTCAAGGTGTGCTGATGACGACCTTCGGCTGTCGCCCCAGGCAAATCCCGCCCATAAGCATCAATATTTTGACCCAGCAGGGTCACTTCCTTGTACCCCTGACGGCCTAATTCCTCCATTTCGGCGCGAATCGCCTCTGGAGTCCGAGATTGCTCAACGCCCCGGACGTTAGGAACCACGCAGTAAGTACAGCGCTCATTGCAGCCATAAATAACATTCACCCAAGCCGTCACCTTGCTGTCGCGGCGCGGTTTGGTAATGTCTTCCATAATGTGGACTTCTTCTGTAGCCACCACCTGATTCCCGTTAAAGACTTGTTGAAGCAAATCTTCAAGGCGGTTGGCGTGTTGTGGCCCCATAACTAAGTCTAGTTCTGGCACCCGCCGCAGCAATTGCTCTCCTTCCTGCTGAGCAACACAACCAGCAACTATGAGGGTCAAATCCGGTTGCTCTTGCTTACGCTTTGCCTGTCTACCCAGGTAGGAATAAACCTTTTGTTCGGCATTATCCCGAATCGTGCAGGTGTTGTAGAGGATCAGACTGGCATCGTTGGGGTCTTCTGACCACTCAAAGCCCATATTTTCCAATATGCCAGCCATGCGCTCTGAGTCGGCTTTGTTCATCTGGCAGCCGAAGGTGGTGATGTGATAGCGGCGGGGAGAAGTGGTCATGGATGGCTCAAACAAATCCGTGGAAATGGGAACTTTATATCTCTTTGTATATCTTACCTATCTAGAGAATCCAGGTTGGTCGCCCGCAGCCTATTTAAACACAAAACTTTAGCGAAGCCAATTTGTATATAGCAATCCAGCGGTTCACATACCCGGCTTATTACAAAAGTCGGGTATCTCGCCTTCACGAATCATTTAGGAATGCTATAGCTGGCAATGTCTACCCTACTTTAGCAGCATGTGCTACGAGCGAAGATATTTAATGCTCTAGCTAACTCATCGCACCCCAAAGCAAAATTCTAGAATTTTTTATTCTGATAAAAGAATACGGCAAGCCGAACTGTCAAGTGTTTATTCTACGCATTAAAAAATAATTTTTGACATTCTCTAACCCCATCAGGCGAACGATTTCAGGATTTTATCCTGATAGTGCATTCAAGAGTCCGAATCAGGGAATAGAAGCTCTGACGAGACATCTACTATGCGCCTTTACAGTTCCATCTTATTCTCAACTTTGTTAGTTACTGGCTTAGCGGTTAACTTGCATGCCGTTGAAAAACACTCTGAAAATCTGCAACAAACATCTTCGGTTCAACAACAGTTATCCGCTCACGATCCTAGCCAGGACAGCGCCCATCGCGGTAGCGGACGGAAAGGACTAGGTAGTGTCGCGATGGCTGAAAGGAGTTTTTAAACTCTTGGCTAGACATAGAAATAAGTCTCGAATAATTAGGCTCCAATGGGTCTTTATTTCTATTTTTAGAGAGCCGAAGTAGGGCGGTTGGATTTTGGATTTTAGATTTTGAAACTCTTGCCATCGGTTGTTTTAGGGAGCCATACGTCGCCAATCTTTTTTGTAATGGTATCTGAAATATAAGTTGGTTTTGTTAACAAGAAGCTTATTTAATTTAATTAAATGAGCTTCTTGTTTTATTATTTTTGTTTTTGTATATAGCGTTTCTCAGTTAGGCGGAGTATATCGTAATTCTGAGCTTCGCGCGACCTTGGTAGGGTACATGGCAATGCCATGTACCCTACAGATGTATCGAACCCAACCCTAGAATTGCTCTATAGCAGTTATGAATGATTCGTAAAGGCGAGATACCCGACTTCTGTAAGAAGTCGGGTATCTTAACCCTGGTTTAGAAATCAAATAGGATGCTATAGGTGCTTTTTTTGTTCATAAGATAGGTAATGGGACTAGGAGTTATGAATCTCAAACTAATAACTCCTAGGCTCCTAATTTAAGCGGGTTTCCAGGTACCATGAAAGCCCATAGGAACAACGCTGGGTAATGCTAAACGACAAACAGGTTGATCGTCTAAGCGATCGCTATCCATAACCCAGACTTCGCTAGTATCAGAATTGCCATCGTATACCACAGTTAACACCCAACCCTG of Funiculus sociatus GB2-C1 contains these proteins:
- a CDS encoding photosystem II reaction center protein K, whose translation is MEAALLLAKLPEAYSFFDPLVDVLPIIPVFFLLLAFVWQAAVGFR
- a CDS encoding glutathione S-transferase family protein; the protein is MLKLYGGAFSRASIVKWYLEELGIPYEFVMLDMQAGAHRQPDYLAINPMGKVPALVDGDFQLWESGAILLYLAEKYGKMPSSLEQKAKITQWAMFSNATLGPGIFVEASREREMPKLMQPLNDILERQPFLMGDEFNVADVVVGSILAYIPIMLKLDLSEYPAVVDYIKRLSERPAFGIGKEMGTRG
- a CDS encoding tetratricopeptide repeat protein; translated protein: MNVRAIHCQDQARHQHSYPISSTGAAPRRLLRVKSVSVGHAIESDGSLRSQAKEKAQQGDYESAIAILTTLIERNPMSAAQYNNRGLIYFQSGQKEKAIADYNTALELDPHLDSAYNNRANYYASVGQMAEAIADYEMTLDLNPGNVRAWINQGITFRDLGLYDLALENFDLVMGLGQLEGNIYAERGRTYELRGDWNCAIADYQNALALLSRSGAAGRLRLVVETWMIQLLKPAIA
- the psaM gene encoding photosystem I reaction center subunit XII, which translates into the protein MSISDTQVFIALVAALIPGILAIRLSTELYK
- a CDS encoding TerC family protein; translated protein: MLDHILNSPLNVGIEAPLVLLVLVALEAVLSADNAIALAAIAQGLEDSTLQRRALNFGLAVAYILRITLILTATWVVQFWQFELLGAMYLLWLVFQYFTSDDGKDQEHHGPRFTSLWQAIPIIAFTDLAFSLDSVTTAIAVSKDTALVIAGGTIGVITLRFMAGLFIRWLDEFVHLEDAGYITVALVGLRLLLRAFNLESYAPDWLMISCIAIIFTWGFSQRTPTETQK
- the ndk gene encoding nucleoside-diphosphate kinase; the encoded protein is MERTFVMVKPDGVQRNLVGEVIRRFESKGFTLVGLKLMSVSRELAEQHYDVHRERPFFAGLVEFITSSPVVATVWEGEGVVASARKIIGATNPLTAELGTIRGDYGVSIGRNLIHGSDAIETAQREISLWFKDEELVSWKPSLTSWLYE
- a CDS encoding D-alanine--D-alanine ligase family protein, translated to MKKLRVGLLFGGCSGEHEVSLSSARAIAQALSADQNTGKYEILPFYIRKDGRWQAGELAQQVLESGTPLQLETSTPDSPSPIASSEISTANTQQLNRWQSPSQADEIDVWFPILHGPNGEDGTVQGMLKLMQVPFVGSGVLGSAIGMDKIAMKMAFAHAGIPQVKYIAVNRSQVWSNPCIFPKLCEEIEGTLGYPCFVKPANLGSSVGISKVRSRTELETALDNAASYDRRLIVEAGVVAREVECAVLGNDNPKASVVGEITFQSDFYDYETKYTQGEADLLIPAPLPDAIATQIQDLALKAFTAIDAAGLARVDFFYVEATGEILINEINTFPGFTATSMYPQLWAASGISFPELVDQLVQLALERHT
- the miaB gene encoding tRNA (N6-isopentenyl adenosine(37)-C2)-methylthiotransferase MiaB, whose amino-acid sequence is MTTSPRRYHITTFGCQMNKADSERMAGILENMGFEWSEDPNDASLILYNTCTIRDNAEQKVYSYLGRQAKRKQEQPDLTLIVAGCVAQQEGEQLLRRVPELDLVMGPQHANRLEDLLQQVFNGNQVVATEEVHIMEDITKPRRDSKVTAWVNVIYGCNERCTYCVVPNVRGVEQSRTPEAIRAEMEELGRQGYKEVTLLGQNIDAYGRDLPGATAEGRHQHTLTDLLYYVHDVPGIERLRFATSHPRYFTERLIRACAELPKVCELFHIPFQSGDNDILKAMSRGYTQEKYRRIIDTIRRYMPDAAITADAIVGFPGETEEQFENTLRLVEDIGFDLLNTAAYSPRPGTPAALWENQLSEEVKSDRLQRLNHLVNVKAAEASQRYFGRIEEVLVEDQNPKDPTQVMGRTRGNRLTFFTGDINELKGKIVPVKITQVRPFSLTGEALSVACC
- the patX gene encoding heterocyst-inhibiting protein PatX, with amino-acid sequence MRLYSSILFSTLLVTGLAVNLHAVEKHSENLQQTSSVQQQLSAHDPSQDSAHRGSGRKGLGSVAMAERSF